From the Antennarius striatus isolate MH-2024 chromosome 15, ASM4005453v1, whole genome shotgun sequence genome, the window CTGGCAGAGCTGCCTGCGCTAGACTCAACACACAGGGAGGCGGAATCTGGAGGACAGTCTGACACGCTCTGACAAACGCATTTACCTGTGGATTCTAAAATGAAAGATCAACAATCAAGAATTATACACAAAGAATTTTATAAAGGTAGTATACCTGATTCTTCCTGAGAtctgaaaatacagtatacagttACCCAGAAAAATATTACCCGTATAGCATCAATAATGCTGAGCTCTGAATGTAAATGGTAACGAGAAAGAGGGGATAGGTACGTTGGGTTTGTGATATAGAGTATATAATGTGTTCAATGTaataaatgacacaaacaaagcCAAACCTGTGATCAAAAGGGACGGGCCTTTTCTAAAGCTCTGGCTGACTCACCCTGACAGATTGTTCCGGGTTTGCAGTCCTGGCAGGATGTGGACGTCTTGTCTGCCCACTCACACTCACTGTCACTGGCTAAGGTAAAGACCCGCCCCAAACACTGCAGAGCGCCAAGCTGACACGCTGACAGTAAACGGGTTCGACTGGATCCCAGTCTGGCACATAACTCAAGGGCAATCCTATAGATTAAGACAATATTTGGAAAGGTGCATGTTGGATCTATTCTTTCCTTTAAACTTGCGTTTTCCTGGGCCTTTGATCCAGAGGTAATGATCAAAAACACACTTACGTGCACTGAGATggactcatacacacacacccagcttTTCCCACAGTCTCCCACTGCTTACACTTCAGGCCGgattgaggaggaggagttgttGGTGCTGGGGGGAAATAGACAAAACAAGATTGCTGTGTGCATACACAATGGAAATACAGTCTTGACGTGGGGactgaatattattattattacggaAACAGATCTCAAAACTGATAAACCCACAAGCATTCTGCAGCTATCATCAGTCGACAGAGTTTCAGAGTGAATTAAAGCTCATTGATTATCCCCCCGGCTAACTgctaaaacagttttaaaaaacagttaaaaaaacaaagatttactGCTGGACTCTCAGATGTAGTTTGAttacaaagagaaaaatgtcttAAGCCGTTTTGTATCTATGTACTGCTCACAAAGAGGGTCAATGAGAGTGTTTGACACGGGTACTATTCCTCAGTACAATTAAATTCCTGATAGGTCAGCTTGTTGAATGTTTCCATCACTGACATTTGAAACAGAGAAAGATGCAACTGTACCGGCTTTGCAACCAGCGTTGGCTGGAGAAGGAGACCACTGCAAACTGGGACTGCAGATGATCTCTGACACCTCACCGTCCAATACTGACCCCGCAGGACAGGACAGGGACAGTCTTTCTCCAATCTCATAGGCTACTTTCATAGGTGTGGCTACAACTTCACCACTGAGTCGAGGGGTCTTGCATGTGGAACCTTGgagaataaattaattattttgagtCAACGTAACATTGAGTTTACAGACGACTTTAATGTCATTTGATCTGACAGTGACATACTTCTACAAACCATCACTCCTGTCTGCCACTTCTGGTTTTCAGTGCATTCAGCCAGGGCATTGCCGTTGAGGTAATACCCATCTATACAGGAGTACTCTACCATGGTTCCTACCAGGTTAACTTCTCTGGGATTCTGAGAAAGAGATGCGGAAAATTTAGCTGCCAAAAAAGGCAATTTCTGTAAGTTTggactattttttaaaaaaaaatttctgtcaCTTGTTGATCTCCAAAATTGATGTAAACAGAGAATTCGCATCACTTCAGTAAAACTCACAAGAACAAATCCATTCATGAGGTTTGGAGGGTGTCCACATGTCTTTGGTGGTGTTGGAGCTAAACCGAAACACTGAGGCTCCATCATCCTAAACACAATGAATACACAGTGTTCATTTGTGACTTTTCATTGAACACAATGACTGCACTAATGTCTTGTCTTAAACTGAAACGTTTATTTGTCCTTACTGCAAATACTGGATTTCGTCACTCTCACAAGGCTGCTTCTCCAGAGGCGGACCGGAGCAGTGCTGCCCTCCTCTGCTGGGGCCAGGATTGTTGCAACTCCGGGTCCTTATCCTTTGGCCTCCAGAAcaggaggaccaggaggaccagcagctccagctgccATCACTTACCCCTCAaggaaagaagacaaagacTGACTTTGTGGTTTGCTGATTGAATCTCACAGGGACATAAACCCCTAAAAATCTGTCTACTTTCTTTTTacaacaaacatttcatttgacaATCTGTCGTAGGCCTGACCCTGAACAGACGAATGGAAATTTTTCAAAACTCCATGTTAAACTTTAAATTAGCATTTGAGCAAATAAATTACAGTAGTCTTAGTTTGGATTGTGCTTAAAGATGTCAATTGTGTGagtaaaatacaataatttttgagaaaatttgtTGTTACTTTTATAATCATATGTTAATCTTTGTGTTACCCTGTGTTAATCCTAACGGCTGGTTGAGACAATTCATGATGTACTCAAAATTTTTCGGTGTAGATTCTGTtattcaggtcatggttatccaaaagctaagatgagacgaaacgtcttcaaaaaCTTTCTTAACGCCCAGTGGGTTGACTTAAACGGCTTTTGGATGTACTCAAACTTCTTTACTTTCACTTAAGTTGACAACCACATATACTGGTCACTAATGATTTCCGATTGTATTGCGGTAATCTACCAGGCATTTAACTGTGTTCTCTAAAACAGCAAACTAGATTCCAgagtcgggttcagatcaggtccAAACAAATTTTGCATAGGTGTCAGGTCACTATGCTTATCTAAAACAGTCTGATGCTGGTGTGAACTGAGTCCAAGGTTTTGAATAAATTACAAAACGAATCTTGATTTTCAagtcttcatttcttttccagTTTTCATTTCAGTATTAGTGATTACCTCATTTAATCTAGATAAAATTTCCAGAGCAGGATCCCCggacatcttcttttcctttcggcttttcctttcaggggtcggcACTGTTaatcgattgcctccatctaacccggtcttctgaatcctcttctctcacaccaactaccttcatgtccttttttactacatccataaacatcctctttggtcttcctctaggcctcctgcctggcagttcaaaactcagcttccttctaccaatatattcactatctttcctctggacatgtccaaaccaccaGTCTGGCTTCTAACTTTATGTCCAAAACCTCGAACGTccttgtccctctgatgtactcactCCATCCTGGtgactcccaaagagaacctcagcatcttcatctctgctacctccagctctgtttccttGTCTTTTCCctagtgacactgtctctagaccaaacaacatcgctggtctcaccacagttttgtataactttcctttcattttagctgaaactctcttatcacacatcacacctgacacttttctccggccggtccatcctgcctgtacaggcttcttcacctcttttccacactctccattgctctggactgttgaccctaagtacttcaaatcctccacctccttgatCTCTTCTTCATGTAACCTTACCCaacacttgggtccctctcattcacacagatGACTTACTGCggttaaccttcattcctcttctttccagaaCAAACCTCTAACCTCTCTAACttacctgttccctgctctcactacagatcacaatgtcatctgcaaacatcatagttcatgGAGTTTCCTGTCTAATTTCGTCttaacaacaaacaacaagaaggggcttggagctgatccctgatcaaGTAAAACGCACACATGTCCTGCAACATTACTTCTCTGCcattccagacttcctcataaaatatACAGTTTCTCCCTGAGCTCtatgtcataagctttctccagatctacaaaaacacaatgcagctgcCTCTGggcttctctgtacttctctatcaacatccttaaagcaaatactgcatctgtagtactctttttttcatgaaaccatactgctgctcacaaaagaCATCTCATTTATTCTCCTTTATGTAAAAAAATCAAGGATAAAAGAATGTATAAATACGTCTCAGTTTACAATTTTTACAGCTGGACACAAGATATGTGTGAATCTAAATTTACACTCATTGGAGTCTCCGTGTTACACCATCATTTTCGGAATATTGGGCCAGAATTGGCTTCCAAGCCAATTAATAAATCAGCCTTGATGCCCAAGCTGTCCAGGTGAGAACCAGAGCCAAGCTTCAAGGTTTATCATAATGTCtttgatgggagtcagcgttctgcaataatttgcaatgtcaagttgagcaactctagtctcgcactggcaaaaataaaggaacacctTAAGCTGTattgaaaacaacagaaacagattttgctgtgaaaatgacatcagagtagcacttgccaaggtgaaccACGCAAATCTGAACTGGTTTcttaataacaacagcagaagtcacactgatttgcaggtaggtcatttcatgtgaaatCATGCAcggtcttggttttgttctttgaaaaagtttATATTAATGTACAATTCAtgaaatacaccagtaaaacatatacttatatcttcaatttgaatttttttttttttttactaaagaagggctCGGTGAGctagcatatgaaaccggcagggttcagtacctccaacaaggttaaaaaTCACTGGTCTAATATGTTTTACCTGGTTGCTGTCCCCTAACAGCTCCCACCTCACAAGCTGGTCCGGACGATCCTGGCCGACAGACGCAGCGACACTCTGAGCCCGTCAGCACCGGCTGGCCATTGTTCCTGCAGGGCCGGCAGTGACAGGGATGCTCCTCTGCCAGGTACTGCTCTGTAGCTTTTTTCAGATGGACCTTCTTCACGCCTGCACACTCCACTTCCTTTACCAACTCATACAGAGGGCGCAGCTAGAAAACAACATTACAGAAATAATAGACATTAAAACATCGAAATACAGTTATTAAGATGGGATTCAGTACCATCTCTTACTGTTCACCACAGGGAAAAATTAGCTTAGCATTACCGATACAGTAACCTGGTGTTTCGCAGTTCAAGCACCATCATTAactaactacagtattttgagtGGTCAAAAGGTTTGTTTGGAAGACCTCGATGCAGGGCCGTCATTTATGAATGTGGAGTAAATTTACAAATAAAGTTAAGTTTAATATCATCCTGATGAGTTGATTTACATTCTCAAAGAATAAGGTACTTTATATGAAAACACAGTGGCggagtgggtagcactgtcgccgcacagcacgagtttgcatgttcttcccatgtctgcgtgggttctctctgggttctccggtttcctcccatctccaaaaacattgaCCATTCCAAATAGAccaagaaagaaaatcaaacatatGGAGACGATCAgcaatttttttcaatgaaactaAATCCaggtaacatataaacaaaggCAATGAGTTTACACATAGCTTCAGACTAAAATTTACTGACAACTATAATTTGAACATTCCTATTTAATCTTTTGTAAAGCTTATTAAAAGTTCCAGCATCTACCCCcaatgttattttaatttcaagttTATGGGAGGAAACAGacataaaaatcaaacacaattaaagaaaagttggTATTTGTACGTTTCCTCATCATGCTATATCATAATGCTAAGCATTTCCATGTAGTTGCGCAACTTTAGATGGAATTTGAGACATCTGAAAAATTTTGCTTGAGAAAAGGGTCCACACACAATGTGGTTCTGAAACGTTTGTTCTGGATGACACAATGCTATCCTAGGGAGGTTGAGGGATCTTATAAAAACGTCCTGCATCTTCTTCATGCCTCAGAGAAatcaaaagaaattaatttggtTGGTTAACCACCATTTTCACTGTCAgcttcaaatataaaaaaaaataaacatggcaACAGTAAGGAGTGATGGGGTCAGTTGGTTCCTGATAATGGAAGTGATCACATAAGATGatgattgaaaaagaaaaactgattaaaaattaATCAGTTGCACAACAAACTAGACTACTGACTGTTGTACCTTTTGGTCAATGACTTGTGGGAAATCTTTGACGGATGAAGCCCAGTTGTCGTAGATCTCTCCATTAGCTTCTGGATTCTCCAGGTCCACGCGAGACAGGGCTGCTTTAAAGGCTGGATCTCCTCCAATAATATCAACATTAATGGGCACATTGTTCAAGCTGTGTCCTGCATACCAGTGACAATAGAGCTACTCAGGCTTTACTTATTTCCTTccatgtcaaaaaaataaatactgttcaGAGATCTAGACTTTTTTCCAGAATATAAATCTTGTTTGATACTCCAAATCAGAATGCCTTCACTCACGGTGGTTGGATGTTAAAGCATTGGTCAGTTTTTCACAGACGAGCTTGGTTTTCCTCCTGAACCAACGGCGTTTCACCTTCCTCCAGCACACCTCGTATTCCCTTGTAGTGATTTCTTTGTGCAGATAAAGGAAAAGAGATGACAAATTCTTAACCAGGTAATAGACTTGGAATTTCTTTGCATTTTGCACAggaaagacatttattttaggACAGGCTAATAGTGTTAAccacaaggaaaacaaaatatattttaaagtatttcttaaatttatttcccttttaaaTTACTTCGGCTAATTGATATTTAATATAAGTTttctggctttttaaaaaaaaaattttaatccaACTGTATTCGGTGAAAAATGACTCCTTATTTTATGTCCTTCTGAATAGGTGAACAAATTCTAAATATTAACAAAAGATTACAACAAATCATGTTCACCCATATGCTTTCATGCTCTGACTTTAtgggaataaaaatgaagtgaaattaGTAACAGGTTCTTACTGGATGTTACAAATGACTGACTGTCCAACTGCAACAAGGCTTGATATTCGCCTCCCAGGGTGCCTTCAGAGAGATAGTGTGTGCCGAATCTCTGAAACAGTTGACGGTAGACAGAGTAGTCATACGTTACGGGCAGTGAGACCAAGGCCTTCCAGAAAGCTTCAGACAGAGTCAGATACTGAGGGCCAGAGTTTTGGAACTGGGCTAGGGCCACTTTGTTCTTCAGGATGATAAGTCTGTGGGCCTGGAGGACGGATATGAGAAAAATGTCATTCCTCATGAATAGAAACCATAACCTGACAACTATAGCAAAGATACCAGGCAGACTTATCACTTTGTCGAACACATCTACAACAAATGAACTGATCAACAGAGCAAGTTTCACCTTATTATCAACGAGATCCTTCTGGAACTTTCGGCGATCGTGTCCTACCAAGGCATTGGACTGAATGTGCTGCATGTAGGACCAAGCGCTCTCGTAGGATTCATCATTTTCGTCATTGTTTACTGTCACCTGCAGCACAAACAGTGGCAAGACTCACCTATTTAATACAGATCGTACATAACAGCACGACAGTAAGTAAAAGTGCTTTATTGATGTTTTATAATAGATAATGATTGCCTATACTAATGGTACACACTATAAATCATTTGTAGTAATAAAACCTACGGTTTAATAAGTTATACAGGATTGTGTCTCAATGAAATTGTCTCTTTACAATTCCAACATACAGATGTgcatcaataaagttttatgaaGGGCATCAGAAACATGGTTTGAGCGCAGTCATTGTCTGTGCACCACCAGTACGCATGTCATCTCACCTCAAAGTTGTACCTGAGGACATTGTGGGGAAGTCTGTACAAGATCTTATGGTCACCACTGAACACCTTTCTGCACTGGCCTCCAAAGCTCAGAGTGTTGATCACACCTGCCCTCAGCTGGCCTGTCAGCACGTTGTACCTGTGGATCAATGCATTTGAATCGATTTTCAGCAGGAAAGTTACCCTACAACGatttaaacacatttgatgGATTTTGAACTACCCACCCTCTGCCTGTAAACTCAGAGTTGGGAGGAGTTTTATCAAGGTCACATGAGGACTGGCTGCTGTCTTCATCACAACCTCTCTCATCCAGACCATCTTCGCAGTCTTGGTCTCCATTACACACCAGAGAGTGGCTGATACACTGACCTGCAGAAAGGTTACAGTAAAGCTTTTTaccaaaaacatccaaaaacaggacaggcacaaaaaaaaaattctaacttCTACAGTATCTATAAAATCTGCTTGATTCAAAAAATGTGCAAGCAAAATTTTATAACTACAACAGAGGTAAATAAAGTCAAATCCAATTAACCTAATTAATGTCACTGTCTTGAAATCAAAACTAGAAATATATCAAAACATAACTGGTACTTATGTTGTTTTCAATAAAAGTTCACATTGATGTTAAAATATGATCCATATTGTGACAACGTACCAGAGGTGCATCGGAACCTCTCTCCACAGCCTGATTCCAAGGGACATGTTTTGTGTGAGAGGcattcctgtgtttgtgtggcctGTCCTGAACACGGCACACCCCCAAACTGGGCATACACCTCCACATGACGGCCCCTCACCTTCAAAGGTTCATAGACATcacatgaattaaaatgaaacataacCGTAGATCAGAAATTTGAGACTTTGAatataaaccttttttttcaacatagacgtaaacatataaacataaaatctaatttgtgttatgaaaaacatcttttaaacTGTCATGTTATTCTATTTCATTCCTTGAACGGGACTCCACTGCATTGTGAGTGCAAAAACACATTGTGGGAACTTAACTTCTATCTAAACTTTGGTCACTACAACATGagaaatttaaagtattttgggcTTACAATTAGTTTacagtttaattttaattgtaccTCATGgcaattaattttgtaatttcCTTTTACTTTACCTTTGTACTGGTGCAGCCATCACATGGAGACCAATCCCCATAAGGGCCCCATCTGCAGTTGCCAGGCTCCTGACAGCTGAGAGGAATGGCTGTTGTTTAAATCATTGTTACGTGACACAAGTAGACTAAATAATATTAGAATAAGATTTTAGACCAGCAGGCCAACAGTGTGTACTTGCCTCACTGGAGACAGAAATTCCACCAGCAATgccaaagaaaacacagatgcaTCCAAGTTAAACTACATAGTGTGAGGAAGAAAAGCACACTGTTAAAATTTTGCAcctaaatattaaaaagaaaaatgttttttgagaaAGGTCTGGCTAAAAAGAAGTTGCTGACGAAAAGGACTAAATAGCCTTTAGAAATGCGCAAAAGAACTCATTGCAAGTGTGGCAGGATAGTGCTAAACTCCCCACCGTGAGGGGGTAGTGTGGCAGACAATTAGCGAGTGGTTCCGTATAAGTAGACCTGGTCGGACCCCTCTCCGTCCTttttccgcttcctcttcctcctttacggAGCCGAAGCGACGTGGTAACGTCCTGCGGTGAGCAGTTTAAGTAGCAAAATAAGGTAGGCATGCTCGCTCTCCTCAATTTATTCAGTGTATTCAGTGTCTTCCACCACCGTCTGGCAGTGTGGGCTGCCAGACTGGGCCTGGGCTGTCTCCCTTAGGCCGGTGAGCGTGCGGTGCGTTTTCTGAAGGTAAGACGCTTAGTTGTCTGCCTTTTTTATATCAAGCTGATGGTCGGTTCCGCGTGAAAGATGATGGTTTTCTCCCAGAACCACCTCTCCTAGTCTGGGCTGCGGgctttctcctcctgctgcGTGCGACACCTCATTCCTTTTCTCCGgtacttttgttattttgtaatgtcctatactcatattttaattaggttaattttttttttttgcagtacgCGGCCGTCATTGCCACTGAGAGCCccactgctgttttggttcttgGTTCCTCGTTCTTCGTTCGTCGTACTTTTTCttcctgcatctgtgtgtctgctccggGGTTTTGCTCATCTAGAGGCCTCCACCACCATAATCCGGCGCTGATTCGGCCCATATCGTGCCAGACCCCAATTATCGGTGGTCAAGGCCGTATAATACGGCGTCCTCCAAAGTCGTCGACGTAAGCCAAGAGAGGGCGTCCCGACCCTCTCATCGACGCTGAGCCACTACCCCTGGAGGGTGGTTTTAATTGGGGCAGACTCTCCCCATTTCTCcagtttattcatttgttatttgttcCGTTGAATTAGTGATCAGTTTGGtgggttatatttgatttattgttaagtaatctttttttctcctctttttggataatttgtgtgttagacagtttattttgggtttacTGCTATTTGGTTATAGTGTGGTGAGGGTTGCcttgatttattatttctaattgtgttcttttttcgTTGACAGGTGCTGCGGGCCCAAGAGCGGCAGCGGTTCCCCTGGCGGTGGTTCCTTATTCACGTTTTGGTTTGCTCTGTCACGGgtgcagtgttttgttttgttttttaaatctctcccctttttgttaCTGCTGTCGTGGTAAGCCCCAGCCCTGTTTTTGGTAATCCCTCACAACATTATAATTATATTCGTAGTATTCATTTAgtctgtcctcattttaaaataaatgtttaataaagttttttataattggaaatcacactcTTGTACTGTGGAATGTTCTCGAACCGTGTGCCTTGGATCAATTTGAAGCCTGCGTATCGGTAAATCTTGTTCATATCCTGGTGTGAATATGAACGCCACCTGGCGTTGTCGGAAACGGCTTCATACTTCTCGCCTTGCCACACAAGCattcttctttgttgttttttcgttATAATTGATTGAAAAGATCTTAAGAGAGCAGCTCAAAAGAACTTTCGTTTATTGCTGACTTGATTTATCTTTCTGTCTTAAAATGCAGCAGAGAGACTGGTACAACCAGGCTGAACCCAAAATCTTCTGattcatcaaaatattttcaatctACTATAAGTTATAAAATCCATCTGcactcattttaaattaatgctATCAGCACAAAGCAAGataagaaaatgttttgattttagGTTATACATTGCTCATACTCTTCAGGTTTTGGAAATTACAAAATCACAGATCTGAAGAAGAAACCTCTTGGATAAGAGGCAAAATGTCTTCCTTCCATTTGTCATTATCCGACAGATTTCCAaagttgtttattgtttacCATCTTTTTTGAAGTTGAGCTTGATCATTAACAGATTGTACACCGTAAAAATGTGACAATGGGAATATTACTTTAGCTGAGATTACAATTATGCTAAAACTGATTAAACTAAAAGCCTAAATTCCAagttaaaaagtttttattaactTACAAAACAAAGAACCGTTATCACCCAGCGTTGTATCAGTGGCATCAAGCCTGAATGACAGAGATTACAGTACCTTCATGATGTGTTCCACAGTGTACGATCCTGTCATCTGACACAACTCTGTTAACACCCCGGGTCAAATAATCCGCTGGAGCGGGGGTTACTCAACTGATCTCCAAGTTCAGGAATTCCCACAATCAACAAACTCTTGTCTTTTAATGCTGAACAGGCAGCTTTTGTAAACACAGTGAATCATGAGACAGCATGTTCTTTTCCACTGCTCCATTCCAAATCCAATATGTGCTAATCTGTGCTCAAATGTTTGCAACACCATTGTGCTGCAAACACAGTTGTGTTGCACATAGAATTTTGACAATCCTTTTAATTTTGACAATACTGTTAATCTCTGGAAGAAATCAGCAAATAAGTCATCACATTATTCAGTAGATCACAAAAGACACGGTTCTGTCAGTTATATGCTACAGTCAGTCTACATGTTTTGGCCAAAGGTCATAAATCTCAACAGCTGTTTGCTTTGACAATACAAATTGTATGTgaaataacattcattcatccatcttcaaccgcttatcagGGGCTGGtcacaggggcaacagtctcagcagggatgccaaTTCTTCCCTCCAGACACCCCCTCCACATCTTACGGGGGGATTCCggggcgttcccaggccagccaagagtcCATCCAGCGTGTCCTTGATCTTCCCCgtggtctcctcccagtaggacatgcctggaacacctccccagggaggaggcatccagaacaaaTGCTTGGTTACCGCAGCTGGCTTTGCTTGAGGCGGatgagcagtggctctactccaaACTCCTCCCTGGTGACCGAGTTCCTCTCCCTTATCTTTAACGGTGCGtccagccgcttgtatccgggatcttgtcctttcggtcttgcttgtatccgggatcttgtcctttcggtcttgacccaaagctcatgaccgtAGGTGatagtaggaacgtagattgaccggtaaatcgagaacttcgtcttgtgactcagctccttcgTCACCACGATAAACCTATACAGCTACCGCATCACGGCGGAATCTGCatcgatctgtct encodes:
- the c7b gene encoding complement component 7b, producing MTGSYTVEHIMKFNLDASVFSLALLVEFLSPVSCQEPGNCRWGPYGDWSPCDGCTSTKVRGRHVEVYAQFGGVPCSGQATQTQECLSHKTCPLESGCGERFRCTSGQCISHSLVCNGDQDCEDGLDERGCDEDSSQSSCDLDKTPPNSEFTGRGYNVLTGQLRAGVINTLSFGGQCRKVFSGDHKILYRLPHNVLRYNFEVTVNNDENDESYESAWSYMQHIQSNALVGHDRRKFQKDLVDNKAHRLIILKNKVALAQFQNSGPQYLTLSEAFWKALVSLPVTYDYSVYRQLFQRFGTHYLSEGTLGGEYQALLQLDSQSFVTSKITTREYEVCWRKVKRRWFRRKTKLVCEKLTNALTSNHRHSLNNVPINVDIIGGDPAFKAALSRVDLENPEANGEIYDNWASSVKDFPQVIDQKLRPLYELVKEVECAGVKKVHLKKATEQYLAEEHPCHCRPCRNNGQPVLTGSECRCVCRPGSSGPACEVGAVRGQQPGVSDGSWSCWSSWSSCSGGQRIRTRSCNNPGPSRGGQHCSGPPLEKQPCESDEIQYLQMMEPQCFGLAPTPPKTCGHPPNLMNGFVLNPREVNLVGTMVEYSCIDGYYLNGNALAECTENQKWQTGVMVCRSSTCKTPRLSGEVVATPMKVAYEIGERLSLSCPAGSVLDGEVSEIICSPSLQWSPSPANAGCKAAPTTPPPQSGLKCKQWETVGKAGCVCMSPSQCTIALELCARLGSSRTRLLSACQLGALQCLGRVFTLASDSECEWADKTSTSCQDCKPGTICQESTGKCVCQSVSDCPPDSASLCVESSAGSSARTMTECEVGARRCAGEQFNVIRIEGCLE